The following coding sequences lie in one Arachis hypogaea cultivar Tifrunner chromosome 9, arahy.Tifrunner.gnm2.J5K5, whole genome shotgun sequence genomic window:
- the LOC112709144 gene encoding uncharacterized protein, which translates to MAAIANLANTMEANAAATLQAVQRLGQSARNRNGNGKGNAHDNAEETAMERALQAQYILNNQYVEFAAYQLAGEAQHWRQVGCRLLQLQNAVVHWDVFQTAFYKKYFPESTSEAKEMELMQLKQGSLSVADYTSKFEELCGCFNYGLPGHFARDCTRGKNPSAGQGQHQGRVFTMNAKDVSKADPLMRGICLIGDKTLIALYDTGASHLFVSFAKVEELGLKVSKLPFDLHVHTPHQTVMTRSGCRQVGFKLEGRDFVHDLICLPMVGLEMILGFDWLSKNQILLDCFKWTIWFMPEGKSGVMIAEGYYLNSVRILVVRDFPEVFPEDIPEFPPQREIEFTIELVSGAGPVSIAPYRMALIELDELKTQLEELLNKRMFHPFLDKFVVVFIDDILVYSKTAKEHKEHLRIVLHILKERKLYTKLSKCEFWKEKKKFIGNVVSKGGVAVDPSKVEAVMEWERPTTVTEVRSFLGLAGYYRRFIEGFSRIALPMTKLTRKEESFVWTSECEESFQMLKQKLTLAPVLILPKLHEPFEVYCDASLKGLGCEDELMEKFIDLKLDIGEVAGRACLNQLQISSDFKSELLKAHRNDDKLPKVLPAIEQGKQ; encoded by the exons ATGGCGGCAATAGCAAACCTTGCTAATACCATGGAGGCtaatgctgctgcgactctgcaagcAGTGCAGAGATTGGGCCAATCGGCCAGAAACAGAAACGGGAATGGCAAAGGGAATGCTCATGACAATGCCGAGGAAACG gccatggagcgtgcTTTACAGGCGCAGTACATTCTGAACAATCAatatgttgaatttgctgcttatCAGCTGGCAGGGGAGGCACAGCACTGGCGGCAAGTAGGGTGCCGCTTGTTACAGCTTCAGAACGCCGTCGTTCATTGGGATGTCTTCCAGACGGCCTTTTACAAGAAGTATTTTCCTGAATCTACAAGTGAAGCAAAGGAAATGGAActgatgcagctgaagcaaggttccttGTCAGTGGCAGACTACACTAGCAAGTTTGAGGAGCTCt GTGGGTGCTTCAACTATGGCTTGCCTGGTCATTTTGCGAGGGATTGCACACGTGGGAAGAACCCAAGTGCGGGTCAAGGTCAGCACCAGGGGCGAGTTTTTACTATGAATGCCAAGGATGTTTCCAAGGCAGATCCGTTGATGAGAGGTATTTGTTTAATTGGTGATAAGACCTTAATTGCATTATATGATACTGGAGCATCGCATTTGTTTGTTTCGtttgctaaagttgaggaatTAGGTTTAAAAGTATCAAAGTTACCATTTGATTTGCATGTACATACTCCGCATCAGACAGTCATGACTAGGTCAGGTTGTAGGCAAGTAGGATTCAAACTTGAGGGTAGAGACTTTGTCCATGATTTGATCTGTTTACCAATGGTTGggttggagatgattttggggtttgattggttgtcgaaGAATCAGATTTTATTGGATTGCTTTAAATGGACAATTTGGTTCATGCCGGAAGGAAAGAGTGGGGTAATGATAGCTGAAGGTTACTACCTGAACTCTGTAAGG ATTCTGGTGGTTAGAGACTTTCCGGAGGTATTCCCGGAGGATATTCCTGAGTTCCCACCTCAAAGGGAGATTGAATTTACGATTGAATTGGTGTCGGGAGCCGGACCAGTGTCGATTGCGCCGTATAGAATGGCTCTGATAGAACTGGATGAAttaaagactcagttggaagagcttctaAACAAGAG aatGTTTCAtccctttttggacaaatttGTGGTGGTTTTCATAGACGACATCTTAGTTTATTCTAAGACGGCAAAGGAGCATAAGGAACACTTGAGGATTGTGTTGCATATCCTAAAGGAGCGAAAGTTGTACACTAAGTTGTcgaagtgtgagttctggaaggagaaaaaaaagttCATAGGTAacgtggtgagcaaaggaggagtAGCCGTAGATCCTTCTAAGGTAGAAGcagtgatggaatgggaaagaccgaCGACTGTGACGGaagttagaagtttcttgggtttagctggatattaccggagattcattgaaGGATTTTCCCGGATTGCGCTACCGATGACTAAGTTGACAAGGAAGGAGGAATCATTTGTGTGGACATCGGAGTGTGAAGAAAGCTTTCAGATGTTGAAGCAAAAGCTAACTTTGGCGCCAGTTTTGATTTTGCCAAAACTGCATGAACcatttgaagtgtattgtgaCGCTTCCttgaagggtttgggttgc GAAGATGAGCTAATGGAGAAGTTTATAGATCTTAAGTtggatattggtgaagttgccgGAAGGGCTTGCCTGAATCAGTTAcagatctcaagtgactttaaatctgaactcctaaaggctcatcgaAATGATGACAAGTTACCTAAGGTGTTGCCAGCTATCGAGCAAGGGAAGCAGTAG
- the LOC140175119 gene encoding uncharacterized protein has translation MAPYEALYGQKCQSPLSWYKTAEASVLGPDLIAEATKNIKKIRARILTAQSRQKSYANQRRKLLEFKVGRFGPVAYQVALPHHLSNLYDVFHVSQLSKYTSDAPHVLDPELVELRIDDTSVKKLRGKEVSLVKVSWERAGVEEHTWELEFKM, from the exons atggctccgtatgaggccttgtatggacaAAAGTGCCAATCTCCACTTTCTTGGTATAAAACTGCTGAAGCAAGTGTTTTGGGCCCTGATTTGATAGCAGAGGCTACTAAGAACATTAAGAAGATTCGTGCAAGGATCCTAACTGCTCAGAGTCGACAGAAGAGTTATGCGAACCAGAGAAGGAAACTGTTAGAGTTTAAAGTGGG GCGATTCGGGCCAGTGGCATATCAAGTTGCTTTGCCACATCATCTGTCTAACCTGTatgacgtattccacgtgtcacaGCTTTCCAAGTACACGTCGGATGCACCTCATGTGTTGGATCCTGAGTTGGTTGAATTGAGGAtcgatgacactagtgtgaagaagCTGCGAGGAAAGGAAGTCTCATTGGTTAAAGTTTCTTGGGAGCGAGCAGGAGTTGAAGAGCATACATGGGAATTGGAGTTCAAGATGTGA